In Vibrio pomeroyi, the genomic window ACATTCAAGGTCCTTACCTTGGTGTAGGGAATGACAATAAATACGGTCAGCGCTATGAAGACATACTGCGACGCGTAATGAGTGCTGAGTTCTCAGTAATACCAAAAGAGTATGACCGAGCTTGTATCGGCGAATACACGGGCGGTCAAACTGCACTCTCTCATAACGAGATCGACCAGTTTTGGATGTCACTGCGCTCTTCATTTCCGAACGCGGAATTCAAAATACACCACCGTATTGGCCGCAATGACGAAATGATGTCACCACGTGCGGCTATTCGTTGGTCTCTACAAGGTAAGCATGAAGGCTACGGCATGTTTGGAAAGCCTACAGGAAAAGACGTTTACATCATGGGAATCAGCCATGCAGAGTTTGGACCTTGGGGCCTACGCAGAGAATTTACTCTACTTGATGAAAGTGCTGTCTGGAAACAGATTCTCATCCAAATCGGTTAACTATATAAGGAAGTATTATGTTGAACAGCTTGATAGAAAATTTCTACAGAACCTATTTTAACGCTCACTCATCCGAACGGACTCAAGTAGCCCAAGAGATGCTAAATGCTGACGTTAAATGGTGTGTCGCTCATCCAATTAACGACGTCTCTGGTGTCGATGCGACTGAGCAAGCGTTTCTATTGCCGCTAATAAACTCGCTACCTGATGTTGAACGACGCCCTTCAATCATTATGCAAGGTGAATACGAAGGCCGCACTTGGGTAAACTCTACGGGTTATTTTGTCGGTACATTTACTCAACCGTTATTTGGTATCCCGGCAACAGGAAAAACGCTCTACTTGCGCTACACCGAAATGGTTTGTACCCAAGATGGTCAAGTTATTGAGTCCTATCTAATCCCTGATTTTATTGATGCAATGAACCAAGCTGGGGTGAATCCGTTACGCAAGAGCCTAGGCCATGCAGGATTAGTCCCTGCCCCGGCGACTCAAGACGGAATACAGGCAGGCAGCATCGCAGCGGAAGAGAGTGAGAAAAGCCAAAAGCTAGTGCTAGACATGTTAGCTTGCTTAGGTCGATTTGATGGTAAACGCCTTGATTCAATGGACCTAGAAAACTACTGGCATGACGACTTTATGTGGTACGGGCCTGCTGCAATTGGTACGACACGTGGAATTCAAGGTTTCCGAGACCACCATCAAGGACCATTTGTATTTGCCTTCCCTGACCGAAGTGTCGATATAGAGCTCAATATTTTGTCCAAAAATGACTACGTATCCACAGGTGGTTGGCCACACATGCACGGTACACATACTGGCAGTAGTGGCTGGTTAGGATTAGCACCGACAGGCAAACACATCGAGCTTCGCGTTATGGATATCTGGCGACGCGAAGGTGAATTACTCAAAGAGAACTGGGTCGCTATCGATATCGCACACATCTTAAAACAGCTTGGTTACGATCTGTTTGAGCAAATGGAAGAACAATTAAAAGGACGTGAGCATGTATGAGTTTGGCGCTTTAAACTGGACAATTCTTGGTACCTATATCGTCCTAACTTTAGTTATGGGTGCACTAGTTGGTAGACGTGTGACTTCCGCGAACCAATTTGCATTAGGCGATAGAAATATTCCATGGTGGGCCATTGGTATTTCCGTTGTATGTACCTATGTCAGTGCGATGTCTTTCTTAGGTGGGCCAGCTTGGTCTTACAAAGAAGGCTTGTCGGTGATCGCTATCCACCTAAACTACCCTTTGGTTATTTTCTTCATCGTTGCGGTGTTTATGCCGTTTTTCTACAACAACGGCCTCACTTCAATTTATGAGTATCAAGAGCGACGCTTTGGTAAAGCCTCGCGTATCACTCTGTCTTTGATTTTCTTAATTAAACAGGCGATTAGCTCAGCTGCGGTCTTATATGCGACCTCGTTAATCCTCGAGTTCATTACCGGTATCGACGTGACTTACTGCATCGTCATTGTCACTGTTATCGCGCTGATCTATACCGTAATGGGGGGAATTGCCGCAGTTATTTGGACAGATGTCATTCAAGCGGTCATTTTGTTTCTTGGGGCATTCATCATCATCGAAGCTGTGTGGAATGGTATGCCACAACCAATGACTGAAGTGATGCAAGATCTGAAGTCACAAGGCATGACCAATGCGTTACAAACTAATTTAGATTTGAGCCAAGTTACCACCGTATGGGCTGGCGTTATCGCAATGACAATGTTCCACACTACGGTGTATGGCGGCAACCAAATGATGGTTCAACGCTGCATGGCGGCGAAAAGCATGGGTGATGCGAAAAAAGCGATGCTAATGATGGGTTACATTGCGTTCTTCATCTACTTCGTATTCATTCTATTAGGCGTGTTATTTAACGCTTACTACGATGGTAAAGAGTTTGAGAATGGCAACACCATTATCCTGCACTATGCCAGCGAATATGGTATGCCAGGGCTTATGGGAATCATCGCCGCAGCTATCCTTGCAGCAAGTATGTCGAGCCTAGATTCCGCATTCAACTCAATGGCTACCGTATCTGTTACTGACTTCTATAAACGCTTTTACAAGAAAAACGAGTCAGAGGAACATTACCTCAAAGTATCGCGTTTCTTCACGGTTATGTGGGCGCTATGTATCATCATCCCAGCCTTCATGTTTGCAACCAGTACAGGCTCAGTTTTAGAAATATTAAGTAAAGCGGGTTCCTATTTTGTAGGTGCAAACTTTTGTATGTTCGTGCTTGGTTTTTACTCCAAACATATTACAGAAAAGGGACTATTAATTGGTGTCGCAGCAAGCTTCGTGGCGATTTGGTATGTTGCGGTTGCAACTGATATTGCTTGGCCTTGGTACTGTGTAATCGGTGTTTTCGTCAATGCGATTGTCGCCTACGCTGCAAGCTTGCTACTAACTGGCAAACAGACAGAAATGCACCTTTATACCGTCAAAGGTCAGCAAGCAGAGTATGCACGCTTGAACAAGCCGATCAAAGAAGATGGTTGGTATGTTGTTCCGGGTAAAGTAGATGCGCCTTGTTGGGGACTACTCGTCATGTTTGTATTCTCGCTCGTTCTACTTTGGGGAATTAACGAGTTCATTGAGAACGCACCAATGTTGATTAACTTTATTCGTGTCTGTTCGGTTATTGTTGCTGCAAGTATCATTGGTTATATGATTTACTCATTTAAGCGATCTAAGACGTCAAATGAAGTAGAACAAACCAGCTAGAGTTATCCTCAAATTAAGCTCGCTACAACAAAAAAGGCTCACTATCACAGTGAGCCTTTTGGTATCTGGCAAACGCTAAAAATACATGTAGCGAAGCTAAGCTACCGAAGAATCGTTTTAGAGCTGTAGTTTAGAAGAATTCGATAGAGTTACGGCCGCTTTTGCCATCACGTGTTGGCTTTGGCGTGTCCGCTTTCTTTTTCGGTTTGTTTTCTTTCTTCTCTTTTTTCTGTTTCTTAGGTTCAGCTTTAGCGCTTAGCATCTCTGCAGTACTGCGCTGTGGTTCTTTCTTGCTTGAACCCTTTTTAGATTGGCCTTTCTTCGCCTTGTTATTTTGTTTAGGCGCTTCTTTCTTTTTCGGCTTTTCTGAATCTTCTTGTACTGGCTGATCACATACCACTACATAGTATTCTTGGTTGAATTCGAAAAAATCACCATCGTACATCTTGCGGCGCTTACGCGTTTCTAGTTCACCATTTACCGCTACGTAGCCTTCTGAAATAATGTGTTTAGCTTCACCGCCACCGCTTACTAGATTAGCAATTTTAAACACTTTGTAGAGCTCAAT contains:
- a CDS encoding sodium:solute symporter family transporter, whose product is MYEFGALNWTILGTYIVLTLVMGALVGRRVTSANQFALGDRNIPWWAIGISVVCTYVSAMSFLGGPAWSYKEGLSVIAIHLNYPLVIFFIVAVFMPFFYNNGLTSIYEYQERRFGKASRITLSLIFLIKQAISSAAVLYATSLILEFITGIDVTYCIVIVTVIALIYTVMGGIAAVIWTDVIQAVILFLGAFIIIEAVWNGMPQPMTEVMQDLKSQGMTNALQTNLDLSQVTTVWAGVIAMTMFHTTVYGGNQMMVQRCMAAKSMGDAKKAMLMMGYIAFFIYFVFILLGVLFNAYYDGKEFENGNTIILHYASEYGMPGLMGIIAAAILAASMSSLDSAFNSMATVSVTDFYKRFYKKNESEEHYLKVSRFFTVMWALCIIIPAFMFATSTGSVLEILSKAGSYFVGANFCMFVLGFYSKHITEKGLLIGVAASFVAIWYVAVATDIAWPWYCVIGVFVNAIVAYAASLLLTGKQTEMHLYTVKGQQAEYARLNKPIKEDGWYVVPGKVDAPCWGLLVMFVFSLVLLWGINEFIENAPMLINFIRVCSVIVAASIIGYMIYSFKRSKTSNEVEQTS
- a CDS encoding nuclear transport factor 2 family protein, which gives rise to MLNSLIENFYRTYFNAHSSERTQVAQEMLNADVKWCVAHPINDVSGVDATEQAFLLPLINSLPDVERRPSIIMQGEYEGRTWVNSTGYFVGTFTQPLFGIPATGKTLYLRYTEMVCTQDGQVIESYLIPDFIDAMNQAGVNPLRKSLGHAGLVPAPATQDGIQAGSIAAEESEKSQKLVLDMLACLGRFDGKRLDSMDLENYWHDDFMWYGPAAIGTTRGIQGFRDHHQGPFVFAFPDRSVDIELNILSKNDYVSTGGWPHMHGTHTGSSGWLGLAPTGKHIELRVMDIWRREGELLKENWVAIDIAHILKQLGYDLFEQMEEQLKGREHV
- a CDS encoding RNA-binding S4 domain-containing protein, with amino-acid sequence MDQEHYDDADYEGYEHGEEGEEIEIEAIGIDVSSQPIELYKVFKIANLVSGGGEAKHIISEGYVAVNGELETRKRRKMYDGDFFEFNQEYYVVVCDQPVQEDSEKPKKKEAPKQNNKAKKGQSKKGSSKKEPQRSTAEMLSAKAEPKKQKKEKKENKPKKKADTPKPTRDGKSGRNSIEFF